Genomic window (Azospirillum lipoferum 4B):
ACCGTGTCGGGCACCATCTACCGCGATCTGCGCGACGACATCGTCTCATTGCGCCGCAAGCCGGGCGAACCGCTGATCGAAAAGGAAGTGGCCGATACCTATGGCGTCAGCCGCACGCCCGTTCGCGAGGCGATGCTGAAGCTGGCCGACGAAGGGCTGTTGGAGGTGTTCCCGCAATCCGGCACCTTCGTCGCCCGCATCCCCTTGAGCGCCCTGCCCGAAGCCATCGCCATCCGCCGCGCGCTGGAAGAGGCGACGGTGCGCTATGCCGCAGAGCAGGCGACCGGCAGCCAGGTGGCCCGCCTGCGCGCCAATCTGGAGCTGCAGCGGGAGATGCAGGAGGCCGGCAATTTCGACGGCTTCCACGATGCCGACGAGGATTTCCACGCGCTGCTGGCGGAGATATCGGGCTATCCCGGCTTCTGGACGCTGACCCAGCAGGTGAAGCGGCAGGTCGACCGCTACCGCCATCTGACGCTGCCGGTCGCCGGCCGGATGGAAAAGGCCCTTGCCGAACACAGCGCCGTGGTCGAGGCGATCGCCGCCCGCGACCCGGACCGTGCCGTCGCCGAGCTGCGCCGCCACCTGACCGACCTTCAGCTGGGCATCGCCGACGTTCAGCGGACCAATCCGCACTATTTCACCAGCTGACTGCGGCGGGGGCGGCAGGCCGCCCTCACACCGTCCGCGTCTCGTAGTCGGTGAAGCTCGCCTTGCGCG
Coding sequences:
- a CDS encoding GntR family transcriptional regulator, which translates into the protein MDSNAADMNLADATAPARRRRRRPASATARPAHRGATVSGTIYRDLRDDIVSLRRKPGEPLIEKEVADTYGVSRTPVREAMLKLADEGLLEVFPQSGTFVARIPLSALPEAIAIRRALEEATVRYAAEQATGSQVARLRANLELQREMQEAGNFDGFHDADEDFHALLAEISGYPGFWTLTQQVKRQVDRYRHLTLPVAGRMEKALAEHSAVVEAIAARDPDRAVAELRRHLTDLQLGIADVQRTNPHYFTS